The DNA window gtcgactggaaactgataccaactgatgcagcgtgcgtggctaggatgaacctttatcaagattcgttgattcttacgaataccgaaaattgatagatattgaggaaacctcgttttctaattaataatcttcccctcacaaagtgttttaagattcttttaaatactcaaaccctagcttgcaaaagaagtaaacaacttttaataaattgcaaaaaaaacacccgaaactaataaaaatgcgattttgagcccctaaacgtttccgcccgaaaaacactaggcaatcgtcgaaatctgacacttgcgagatattttcggatgctgcaactttcgcataaacgcctcttcgactcgcaccgcatcaatTTGACCATAGCATGCCTATAATTTGATCAAGACTGAAAAAGTCATTGTCACATGCCACATGGGGAGTCGTTGTCCAGCGTCGCTCCCCCTATCCTTACTTAtactttattttgttaaaataactGAATTTGATATAAAGtcatgaaaaattattttatttataataataaatacttaaaaatgtattaagGACCTTAACTAAGACCAATTCCTCCGCTTCTCTTTGCATCCCAACTCCGACTTTCTAACTTTTGctccttttattttttacatattttctgGGATTCTATATCAGGAGAATCCTCCACTCTGAAGTTCAGTTTAAACCTGTCCTAGCAACGAACGAACACTTCCCTACTTCAAGCAAGTGAGGCTCTGCTCTTCCCTCCTTGCCGATGTCACTACTGGTTCAGGTATTTTCGGCGCCAATACTTGAGTGAGCACCTAGTTATGTCAATGTTCTAACTTTTGCGGTTATGAAGAACCTTCGAACCCGgctatggaaaaaaaaattattgtccATGCCCTTTAGTTGCTTCCACCGGACCCTTTCTTGGAAGTCTTAATAAGACAggttgtttatttttattttattttttatatttattaaaaataaatataaattattttaagatggTTACTGAGATTTTCTTTTCAAGATTTCtgacattttatatatttatatatattggaaCAATTCTTCTTtccagcaaaaaaaaaaaaaaaaagttgaaattctTCTATAATATTGCATTTtagtgttaattttattttcaaataattaaattaatcattttttattcatttaagtaACATGATACCTCATTTCAACTATAGACAAGTCAATTAAATTATCAACAAAACGGCTAAAAGAActtctattttcatttatttatttttataatatattaataacattgAATAAcccaaatttttatattttacatctTAAATAACCTCAATCCGAACAGAATGATTTAAAAAGTTATGTATTATCTTCCATTATAGCTTAGAATCAAATGAAATTGATAGATAAATTTCCGATGCTTAGGGTGAGGGCGCCTTTGTGGAacagtttcccaaactaaccttgtttgccgtccactttcccaaactaaccttgttttttcatttattcccaaactaacctagtttactattcaaactcagttttttttattttttatttttttattttttttaacatttcaaatttactatatatatatatatatatatatatatatttaaattattatttatataaactaaattatttatattttgatatatattttaaattattatttttataaatttgattatttatattttgatatataatttaaattatttttttataaatttaattatttatattttaatatatatatatatatatttacatttcaaatttattatatatatatatttacatatatatatattatatatatgtggcAGTATGATTTTCATccctataaatttttttttttttattattcaaattattatttatatttattgggttgtcttttattaaaacaattctgacaacttttcattcaaattattatttatatttattgggttgtcttttattaaaataattttaacaacttttcattataatataatttcacaataaaaattttatcaatttttattgtgttttctttctaaaaatatGTCTTAAGTTAATGaaccattaaatatttatattaaaatataaataattaaatttataaaattaataatttaaaatatatatcaaaatataaataatttaatttatataaataataattatatatatatatatataataaatttgaaatgtaaaaaaaataaaaaaaaataaaaaaataaaataaaatgagtttgaatagtaaactaggttagtttgggaataaatgaacaaactaggttagtttgggaaagtgaacgccaaacaaggttagtttgggaaactgtTCGCCTTTGTGAAGCTGGACTTCGATAAAGGTTGATACCGTTAACGATTGGGAAGTGTACAATTTCTAGtctaaaaattcaaatacatTACTAAAAATGAGAAATCAGAATACCATAATGATAAAGAAAGAACACTTGATCATCAAGTTTGATATATTTCAAATGGGGGTGAAGATTATGGACAATGACTGCATCAAATGAACAATGAACATTATGTACAAGATAGAGGGACAAACAAACAAGAAAAACTACTACCAATTCTCCTCCTTTACAATCTTAGATTTTTCTAGAATGAACTTTCCTTCTTTGTACCTCTGTGAAGGCTCATAAGCCCTTTCATATTTCCAACCCAATACCTCTTTACAATCCCCACAATAAATATCCGCAACCGTATGAAGACCAGTTATAAGGTTCCTGTCTTCTTTCACCCCCACAACTATGTTCATGGCATGAGCGAACAAGAATGCTCGACCATGTTTTCCCTAGTAAAAATcaaccaaaacaaaacataaaggTTGACCAAAAATGCCAACCATAACCCTTTCCATATAGTAAACATCTACTAGCCATTAGACATAACCCACATCCACATATCGATCACACATAAACTCgtcaatcacatcattcaaataatctacTTACCTAAcaaacttatttgaaaataaccaaaTTACCCAAAACAGAACAAGGACTTACTTACTTCCCAAAAATCTCCATCACAAATTTAACCCAAATAGCATATTACCACCATTATATATCAACTAATATCAGAAGTAAATTAACCAAAGACATAACCTTTTGATTCATAAATTACGTCTAAAATCAGCTTTGCTTAATAACATCAAGTTTTCAGTTGCAGGGTAATGTGCAGGACTCAAACTCATATCtaagaagaacaaaaaaatcaacaattatTGCTCACTGAAATCATAAATACCTTCATAGATTGATCATACTAAGAAAAAGAAACAATCAAATTCAAAGATCATACACACTAGACACTACTGTTTGATCACCTGAAAGGATTTAGAGATGATATCGTCATGAAGGGAAACATGATTACGACAATTACAGCAGCTATACAAACGAGGTCCAATCAAATCTCCCATTCCTTTCTACTCTGAAAAGAAAACATGCGAAACGAAAGGAATCCTAAGGTTATTCAAGATATTCTGTGTACAAAAGAGTGAATCAGTTACCTAAAACGCGTGAACTGTAGTAAATGTATGATCGAGTGAGAGATCACTGGATTCTGGAGACGATGATTATGAAAACGACAATGATTATTGCGTGTAGAATTCTGATTAGTCGGATTAGGGTTTCAAAAAAGGAAgtgtaaagaagaagaagatgacttTGAGTAGTTAAAAAGGAAAAAGGAAAACTTTTACATAGACTATCAAATATGTATACAATGTTTAAATAAGTCAATCAACTCTTAATTTACTCAAATTACTCATTCAAAATAGGATCTTTatgatatttgttatttaagCTATTATAAtgtgttataaataaattttgtttacaaataaaaaaataaataagtttattactAGAGTTGATGATGTAGAATTAAATCATACTATCaatagattttatattatttagtaaataaatttgattcaaTCGTACAagtttgattaatgaattgtaCCAATTCAAAAATAAGtgaatttctaatttttttttttgtttaagtccATGTTTCTAAATATAGTTCCattcaaatacaaaataaaattttaaaatctcattgatttttttttcattcgaaatttgtttattaaagtaGACTAACACGGTGACACCTCCAAATTTAAGATTAGTTTATTGAAAACTAATAACTTACTAGACGACAATAAAATTTGGATACTCACTTTAAAGTCCTGAGTTCGAGCCTGTTATGCGACTGATAAGTTTAGTGTgtttggttaaatggttaagtgtgtttgcgggctatataCTTTTTAGTTTAAcgaaaattaattgatttaaagacgatttgatttttatttttttttctagaataGAAAATAGTGAATTTGTCCTAGTTGGTAATTCATCTTCtatatttcttttatcaaatctagcatttaattagaatattattattttatttataatagtgtattaaataatatacttgttatttgatttaaataaattaggtttAAGTACTTCATatcatttctttcttaataTCTGGTTGTACAAATTACatagtattataaataaatatttcagataTTATCCATCCACCAGAAGAGTTTATAAACAAATAGAGATAGCAAGTGATTTGTTTTGTGGTTCATTAATTATATTGGTCAAagatatttttagtataaaatattttgaaatgttttcaaagaacaaaataaagatatttttaatttataatttgaataatcacATTTTATTTCGCACATTTttacttgtttattttattaaattaaagtatttaataaaatttatttttgtctaaCTCTAACCTGAATTTATTTCTGAAAAAGTTATCATGACcctatttaaataataataataaagtttttaataaaatcaaacttgatatatttattttattgaaagaCCTTATCCTACTTTATCTGTAAtgacttattaattagttagaaGATGGTTTTCAAATGATGATACAAGGATAATGACATCTTATTTAATTTCACAAGTAAAATGACAAATATAGAAGATCAAATCAACATTCATCctttattattacatttttgtAAATGATAACACCTTAATACCGAACCTTACAAATGATCGATGACGATCGATCCAATTAGGAAGGAGTATATTCCTTGAGAAATCGTGCGACCTCAAGAACAAACCTACCTTCTTTATACTTTTGAGTTGCATCCGACACGTAAATATACTTCCACCCGAGCAACTGGTTACACTTGTTGCAAGAAACATCAGCAACTGTGAATTTTCCGGTTATCAATTGACGTTCTTCTTTCGATCCCAACACCACGTTCATGGCTTGAGAAAACATGTAAGCTGTCCCGGACTTGGCCTACAGACGCAAATATACATAAGATATCACATTAATTAAGGTATATTtgataataacaataataataattacaacaCCTTAAACTTCTTGGAAATAATGTTTTCCTTTAGAGCAATTGGGTTGCGACAGTTCTTGCATATAAACGTCGGTCGGCCGTAAGATTGATCCATCTTCCTTGAACTGGATTAACTAATTAAGATGAgtttattgatgatttaatttcaCAATGAGAAAATTCAGAATTCAATGTTATATATAGATCAAACCTAGAGAAGACCAAGACTtgggatttttttatttatttgttttgttttaaagaacaatattttttataaaaaaaataattaatatgatttattttggtAAATTGACTAATATAGAGGATGAGATCCTAATATGGGTCAATTCAAGAACTTATTCTCTATGTGATTAATACAAATGAttgtcttttaaaaaaaatattatcctataaaaaaaaaaaatatgacggAATCgattcattaaattatataaatgatcaaATGATCTAAATATTAATGGTTTTTTCTACATCaataacttaaacaaaataatttttaatacaaGTTTCGAAAgtagattattttgaaataacctATATCAATCAATATATCAATCAATGATCAAACAAGTGGTCTGGTAATGGGTGGGTAGGTTTGactaaaaagataataaattaaagtaatattgTATGGTGGAAATTATGTGTACAATTGTTTAATAGTGACGTTGCTATAATTTATGATAACCCGGTTTGAGTAGAGAAAAAGCTTGCGTAACCAAATTGGACAAGAATAATGCATCTCATTTCTaggataattttttatatttcttaaaaatttcaaagtattCCTTCTCCATATTTTGAAGTAACACAGAGATAATTGAGTGccctaaataacaaaaaaaatattataaaaaatatttttattttttaatttagtagtttaattttgtattttattaaataaatataataagttttattaaaaaaaaacgcTTTATCAACACAAAGTTACTGATGATTATGATCAACTCGGATGTATTGCCACTAAAAATATCATAAGTCAcacatattaataaatgaatgaaaTTCCGTgacaaataatacaaaatatgaaaatctgtGAAAAACTTTTTCCATCATTTTCCACAATGTTTGGTCACAAATGACTATGGATGTAAACGAAACAAAGCTTCTCGCGAGCTATTCGAATCTCAACTCGGAAAAAAGCTCGTTCGAGCTCATTCGTTAGTCTTAACGAGCGAGCTCAGACTCGTTTAAGAGCTCGAAAATTTAAACGAGCCGAATTTGAGCTTCTCGATATTCGGCCCGTAAACTCGCGAACATGTTAGTTTATAGGCTCACGGACACGTTCGTTTATAATatcgtttaaatataatttataaatcattagAAAAGTATATTTATCGTTCTAATTTTAATGTTTcattattgaatttataaatttaacttttatacAACCAAATAAACAATCATTCACAAGACGACGAACTCTAAACAAACTGAGCACGAGCAGCTCGTGAGCTCCACTAAATTTATAGAGCCGAGCTCGAGTTCGGTTGTAAAAGCTCGAAACGACCTCGAGTCCGAATATATACTAgacgagtcgagctcgagtctAACATTGTTCGGCTCGGCTCAATTACGTCACTACAAATGACGTCCCAACTATCCGTAGAAACTTTTAAACGTCGcaaatttttatagaaaaaaaatcaaagatttaattattttgattaattaattaaaattactataTCATTGTAATTCCGTGGAAACAcattaaaactataaaataattaagaccATCTCAAACCcaactatatttttatattaaaaccaCTTAATTTTTCACTCAAACCCAAGTACAATCGCAAACTCATTTTGGGTTTtcactatttttaaattttttaaattagtcatCTAATTGTTAGactatgttaattttttatatataacttttttatatacgtttttttatatatttaattttttatataatttttttatatttttaattatttttatatattttatatatatatatataattttttatatgtttattttttgtttaaattattagtttataaataattttatcataatttttttaatggtagggtgtgaaaaaatattagagtttaatttgtaaagtttgtaaatatataggtagtatttaaaaagttaaaaaattaatataaaaaaaatatttcaaaaatatttttttaatttaaaaatgagattttgggttaaaaatgaattattatttaatttaactcttatattttcagtttgaaaaataagtttttaggTCGGAGATAGTCTAAGACTTCTATAaaacattcataaatatatatatatatataacccgtCATATTGTGGACCGTGGTGCATTTGTAAATTATTTGGAACGACAACCTAACAAGCTTATGTAGTTTATTTAATAGTCTTAggtgatatatttatttaaaatttatattatatttaataaaaaaattaaattatttaaagttaaattaattaaaataatttattcatcgCAGAATCCATAGAAAAACTGAGATGTGgataaaatcgtaaaaaataTATGGAGTTAGAAATATACGGTGTaagataattttcttttgagtatttcttttcttttggaCTAAATGCTTATAATTCTTCCTACAAAGAGAGAtgaaacataattataattgcGAACATCAGTATCGGACAGATGAGAGGACAAAGAACAGATTTAGGATTTagatttaggatttagggttgggtgggtttaaaaaaaaattgggtgaACTTAAAAGTAACGAG is part of the Impatiens glandulifera chromosome 1, dImpGla2.1, whole genome shotgun sequence genome and encodes:
- the LOC124944254 gene encoding protein yippee-like At4g27745, with protein sequence MGDLIGPRLYSCCNCRNHVSLHDDIISKSFQGKHGRAFLFAHAMNIVVGVKEDRNLITGLHTVADIYCGDCKEVLGWKYERAYEPSQRYKEGKFILEKSKIVKEENW